The Pseudomonas entomophila genome segment CTTCGACCAGGCGCCGGGGCCGGGTGCGGATGGTGGCGCGCTCTTCCCAGGCCTCGGCGAAGGAGCGGTATTCATGGGCGTTCATGGGGTGACCTCGGCGACAGGGGTTTGCAGCGAGGCGCGCAGGCGGTCCCACAGGGCCATGCGGCTGTCCACCGCGGCGATGGCTGCGGCGTAGACGTCTTCCTGGCGCACCGGGTCGTGATCGACCAGGCGTGCCAGCAACTGCTCGGCGGCTGGGCCGTGGTCCTCGGAGTCGACCTCGATATGCCGCTGCAGGTAGTAGCGGAAGGTGGGGGCCTGCTCGCTGCCGATACCCCATTCGTCGAGGATCTGCTGGAACATCATCGGGATGACACTTTCACGGCCGTGCAGGAAGGCTGCGGCGACGCGGTGCGCGGGGGCGTGCAGGGCGACTTCGAGTGTGTCGCGCACGAAGTGCTGGGCCGCCTCGCTGGCTCCGGCGCGAGGCAGGGCGCTCAGCGCATCGACACCCTGTTGCTGAAGGCTGATGAAGCGTTCGATCGCCTGGGTGCAGGCGCCGACCTCACGCATGGCGTCCAGGTACAGCTCGAAGTGGCTGTAGTGGCCGTGGTCCAGGCGGTCGTCGGACTCCTCACCCAGCACGATCTCGTTGATCAGGCGGGCAGCGGCCGGGTCCTCGGGTGGGAGCCAGGGCAGGCTGACGCACGTCAGCTCCTGTTGCAGGCGTTTGGTCAGCGACATGAAGTCCCAGACGGCGAAAACGTGGGTTTCCATGAATCGGCGCAGGGTGTCGAGCGCGTCGATCTCGGAAAACAGCGGGTGCCGGGAAAGTGCGATCTTCTTGGCGGAAAGGGTGCTCTTCAATGTGCTCATGATCATGTCCGTTATGGGCGTTTTGGGGATTGTTATTTCACTGCAAGTTATTCGATTTGCCATATTCGAGGTGCACGATGCCCTCGAACAGAAATCGATATTGATGAACCTGCAGAGGCCAGGTGGCGTGGCGCTTCAGGGCTGTCGGCGCCTGGCGATATAAAAGTTAGAACAACTTCAAAGTTATCGGCAAATGTTTTTTTAGTTATTTTAATTTTGTAATTAATGCGGGCAAGCAGGGGCTATATAAAACTTTTTGGTAAGTTTTATTTTGGCAATAAGTGCCCCTTCCGATGATTAACTATCAGAAAAGAATACGATGGAGTGAATGCCTCACTCGGAGCACTGATAAATGGGGTCAGGGGAGGTTTGACTGTTCAGGGGCGGCTGATCGCTTGCGGTCCTTGCCCCGGTACCACGCTCCTTCTTCTGGTGGATAAAGTGCGGCCGACCAGGCCCGTTGGGTGATCAGCGGTCGGCGCGGGGTCTAGAGTGTGCCCAAAATGCTGGCACTGTCATGGCTTGTGGCAGCCATGACAACGCAAACGGATGTTTCCGGAGGGGGTAAGCGTGCTCGGCTACAAGCTGAGCAGGCCGAGGTGGGTGTTGATGATGCGCACCAGGCGCTGGTTGAGCAGAGAGGTGTCGACCGATTGCGCGGGCAGCTCGATCAGCTC includes the following:
- a CDS encoding DUF3050 domain-containing protein — protein: MSTLKSTLSAKKIALSRHPLFSEIDALDTLRRFMETHVFAVWDFMSLTKRLQQELTCVSLPWLPPEDPAAARLINEIVLGEESDDRLDHGHYSHFELYLDAMREVGACTQAIERFISLQQQGVDALSALPRAGASEAAQHFVRDTLEVALHAPAHRVAAAFLHGRESVIPMMFQQILDEWGIGSEQAPTFRYYLQRHIEVDSEDHGPAAEQLLARLVDHDPVRQEDVYAAAIAAVDSRMALWDRLRASLQTPVAEVTP